CTTGTGTGCTGAAACATTGATTTCATTTTCCATATTAATCGTAGTCATCTTTCCACTTCAAACAGTGGAAAACATGTTCCTGCGTGATAATTGTCGATAGCTTAAGGCTTTTACGTGAATGACTTGGAAAGGAAAAAACATGTCTCGTCTAAAATAGTTTTAATAGTTGTATGACATCACACCATTTTTCATAAAGCCCAGTTAAGATTGCTGTATGAACATGAGCTGATGAGCATCAAAGCCAGTACTATTCATGGCCATCCCATCCCTAGGTGCTATACATCCACTGTTCTTACTCCACTTAGCCATCTAAATGTAAACAAAATCAACAAAGCTGTAGTCTAGCATATTACTATATAACTACGCAGCATTATTTGAAAACTCAGCTTTGCACAAGTACTTTTAAAAGTGAGTTGCTTCTGCAACGAGTCTTCTAGTTAGCTTGTTTAACTGTCTTGTGACAGTTAGTTAACCAAATACTTACTCTGACTATGCAATCAAATGCTTGGTTATCATGAAAAATATCATGTACACCAATAAAAAGAGAATGCTTGAgagattttcaaattaattggaATGGTAATTCAGTAAGGTGGAGCGCACGATCTGATGCGTTCTTCAAGATTTCTCCCcgcctccccccccccccctcccaaaaaaaaaaaaaaaaaaaaatagcttaTTCAATTGCTATATTTGtaatagaatttatttttatcaattttccaATTATCAAATCATATGACAAATATAAGAGTGAAATGGAGGaagggcaaaaaaaaaaaaaaaaaaaaacaagctcTCATCTCTCTCTACTATCTCTCTCAttttgcctctttagctgtctccATTCTCTCTCACGTAGGCACTTCTTTTGCCTCCCACAGAATATATTGCATTCTCTCTCACGTAGACACTTCTTGCTAGAAGTAGAAACTTTACACGATATATATTGCGACACAGaaatagtaattaattaaagatgttacttgttttttattatatgatttgaagaaataatttaaatggaATCCTGTAATAAGATGcatcactttaatttttttaaaacgaaaactttttaaataaaataattgaaaaaaaaatcaattagaattaaatttttgtaaagtTCTTTATTTCAAATCGAAGTGTATGTATAAAAACAATGAGATCCAATTTTTTtacgttttaaaaaaaaatctttaaagaGGGGAAAAATCTGAGAATGAATTCTTAAAACTGTGGTTATGTATATATGAGATTGGCAATATGTACAGCATGTAACTATGAATAAAAATGGTAGATTACTATGGAAGAAAGCTAGAAAGGTGCTGATAATACATCTCTTATTCCGGCTAGAAGTtgtaaatgtgcatgtatgcaCTTGATTTCTCCATCTAAATCCATTGCTTCACCTGCACTTTGTGCCACACTCACCACTGGCTGTAAACCCTGCAAACCCAATTTCTCCTATCATTTTAGTAAAGGAAATAtatctttaatttataatagaGTAACAAATTCCAATTTAGAAATACAAGTAAAAAGGGTATTCTATTTTCTTCTATAAGGATTAAAATTAGAATTGAATCAGCAGAAACTTCAGATTACGTTAAAATTcaattgctttttttttatttatttagatttgAATAGCtagagaaaattaataataattaatatattggctatttaatttattcattattttaattatttcatatcaACCCACTAGGTGAGGAACCCTTCATTCCTTCCTTCCTTCCTTCCTTCTGATTGAATTCATATTTTCAAAAGCAAACAGaccccatatatatatatatatatatatatatatatatatatatatatatattcaccaTGCACAACAACGGAGTTCTGCATCATGCATTACAAACTTAGGAAAATACAgtacaaagaaagaaaaaaaagggagTTTGTACAGATTCATTCTTACCTCTGTGAATATGCTCACAGCTTCTTCTTCACTTCTCGTATTCACCACATACAAAGCTGCTTCCTGCACACAAAATCATTTCATTTAGCAATTACGTCGACCATCTTCTTAGCCTTCTTTTTCGcattggaaaagaaaaaaataatacccTTGCATATTGGATTTGATCAATTGTGAGAGTCCTTGGCTCGCTTTCTATTGATGATTTTCTTTCAATCCTTACACCTAATCCACCACCCTCCATGATttagagagagacagagagagacagaaattttttaaaaatagcttTGAAAGGTGTCAACGGAGACAGCCATGCGTGAAAATGCAAAATCCTTGCTTCTTATACATATATACCATGGTTAAAGGTGAGATGCTACACCACGTAAAAGCAACGTGGCAATCTATAACAAGAAAAATATTCACACGTGGATTCATGGGGTTAGTTGACTGTACACGTGTGTGGTGATAATATCATGGTCGCAACCGTAGCAACGCTTGTCTCTCAGACCTTCCTAATGAGGAAAAAATTTGGTGGATTTTGTTCTCAAATTCTGATTGTTACGTGTTCGTATATCCTCCTACTGCCAATAGGAAAGTGCCACCCTTGTCGACGCATGGACACGTGTGTGCTATTAATGGGAACTATGGAGTCCCGTTGATCGCGCCGTCGATGAAATCGAGGGGAGGTGTGTGGAAGTTATAAACACGTGAGTTGCAGCCGAATCGTCGGCTGTGCAGGGCTGTTGTATGTCAAGACCACTGAGACAGTTAATTCTTTTATTCATAATATCCAATTTCCCATttaaaataagataatttataagtttgaattttatttttatcttttaaaaataatttaatttttaaaaatatatatttatgtaataaaataatatttctattataatttgaatagaaataataacaaatttttaatattattaataaattgtcttttaaatttagatttattatttcaatttatgatgggttaataataatttttacataGTTATATTAACAAAAAGAAATATGGAAGATTAACCTATTTCTTTTTAGAATAAGATATCAAATTGCCATTTTTCATTAAGTTAGAAATCTTTTTAGAGTAATAGAGAAATGAAATACTTTTTTTGTAGCTCTGAATATCAAATTTAGCACGAacgattaaatttaattcaattcgatggttagatttttaaaaaattttttttttgaatgaaTCAATTGAGATAACCTAAATTTTCTGAACTTATTTACCTTTTTATACATCTACTTTAGTGCCATGTTAATGCAACACGCCTAAAAAAACTTTTAAtagctttttattattttaattgaaagtaATAaagaactttaaaaaataatttaattaatttattctttatcgattctcttatttttaataaaaaaattaattttttaaaataattactcttgtattctaattaaattatctttatattttataaattaaatcagaataactctttaattatttttattaattaggatagttaatcaatttatattttataaattaaatcaccCTCACTTTTTCACTCATCTTCCTCAAGGATCTCTCAATCTCTCTCGTATTCATCATCGAAGAGATAAGACTAATCTATTCAGGCCCATGGTTATGTTTTCATTGGATATGAAAATCAAACCCGTGCCAATATCTCCCTACCCAAGTTACTGATAAGTTGCTGAAGTAGGATTCCTCGGCAACCAAAGAGGCAAGAAAGAAGAGAATTGTACATATCACAACAGCCAAACAAAATTCAGCACCACCAAAATCAGAGTGTAGATCACCATGCAAAGGCTTAATTGGAAATGATAATGTCATGCCAACAATTCAACCTGATGAAAGATCCAGAAATTTTGTTGGGAAAGcccgattttaaaaaatagtcaataaaaacaaaacacctaatataaaatatacaaaataaatatatttttaaaaaatttataaaaatttataaaatattataattaaattacaatttattttttttattaaataaattatattaataacaaatttattttttttaatttatgattaTATTTTTCTTACTCATGAACCGTAAATAACTTATCTCTCGTTTTATTATAAAATCGActcttaataatatttattatagaaaaaattcTTTCTGCCGTTAGCTTACatacaaatttattaaaaacaatggcttttaataatattcattATATAAAAAACTCTTTCGAATGTAGTTGTGACttgaaaattcataaaaaaagaaattaatactATGAGAGtaacataataatttaatataatatttactataaaatttattttttttaaattaaattatttaacctattagttataaaaactatatttccattttacttttttcaatttaaataatttacatattatctataaaaataatacttgatttatatttaaatattttaaatttaaattatctaacccATTACCTATTAAACCTATtacctattaaatttatatttttgaaaattaaattatttttaaatttaaagagtCCACAAAACTCATtcattaataaaacattacttataaatacttttaattataaaaatttaaaatttatttctctatatttaaataatttaataaataatttatattacataaatagattaaaaataattaaatgagataattactttttaataataaaaatacgtATAATTTAACGTAATGaatagataattttaaaaaatttaaatattggagttgaaattttaaaaataaaaaataaattttttaaattgaaataaatggaGAATGAGagggataaaataaaataaataattaaaattaaatgaattaaataatattaaaggtgaataagaatttatttgataaaaatattaaaaaatttaattttataaactaaaaaaaatttaataaagtaattttaaaataaagactaactaataaattttgtaaatatataattttttctgcTATGTATAAAACTACATAAACACCtccatataatttaaaaattttcgagGAGTCCATGGCTCCTTTGGCACCAATGTGGATCCGTCCCTTAGGAGTTGGGTCTACTGGCTTGCTGCCACTGTTGTTTCGGTTATTATTTGTTGGTTTGCCTATAGAACTTGGCCACCAAAGTATAATTCTCCATTAGTGCCATTGAGTCCATGGCTAATTGAGAGAGAGGCTTGAGGAAGGAAATGGAGAGTGAAAGGTAATTTTgagattagaaaattttaacaGCTAAATTGGATGATTGTATTTCATTGCTAACAGATTTAAATTGTAggagtattttaatttaatttataaaatataaaaataatttaattagtttggtAGTATTATACGGGTGAAAGTgtaatttatctctaatttttttaatttaaaaactttaattttaaaagaaattcaaaatttgcaCTCCAAGACTtagtctggtggaaagtgcatccttgtaGTCTTAAGAGATCTAAGATTTGACTCCCCAACCCcccaatttcaaaaaaaaaaaaaaaagaaattcaaaatttaaaaaaatttattataattaaatgaatGGTTAATAACCATAACCTATTGGCACACTACTTTTATTAGTATTTAGCT
This genomic interval from Manihot esculenta cultivar AM560-2 chromosome 12, M.esculenta_v8, whole genome shotgun sequence contains the following:
- the LOC110628895 gene encoding uncharacterized protein LOC110628895 is translated as MEGGGLGVRIERKSSIESEPRTLTIDQIQYAREAALYVVNTRSEEEAVSIFTEGLQPVVSVAQSAGEAMDLDGEIKCIHAHLQLLAGIRDVLSAPF